The following nucleotide sequence is from Siniperca chuatsi isolate FFG_IHB_CAS linkage group LG2, ASM2008510v1, whole genome shotgun sequence.
GTAAATGTCAGCAagtcattaaatatttttattcattttggaaaatgtcagaatgatactgtatattacttTGATCTTTGATGTTTCGCCAACCCTGTTGGTAATACTTCTTGGGGTTTTCAAGTCTTCATTATGAATTTCCTATGATGAAAAGTCAATGTCAGTTAAAGTTGAATTAATGTCAGAGTTATTATGAATGCTACAATAGTAGACAGAATCATAGAGACTGAACTCTAAAGTTATACTGGTCTCTATCATAGCCAGTCAACATTTACTTTATGAATAGATTAAATTGTATACCTTGGTCTTTGGTGTTGTTCCACATGTTGTTCTGATGGATTCAGAGTCAGATTCCTTTATCACAGAAGACATAAAATGTTATTGCAGTTAAATTTGTCTCCTGGCAAAGAAAAATTATCTGAGTATCACTCAGTAATAGCCTAAAGTGACACGCTCACACCGCATTCACTGTTGACATACAGTGCATACTGAGAATGACACTTTTCCTACAAATGAATGCACATACAAATAAACAGCCTTTGCATGCACATACCCCAAAAcactttccatttttttctccacacacaattTAGGTGAATAATGGACAGTATGTCTGAATGAAAAAGGCCAATACTGTTGAAAGGGTATAAGTTAGCATCCCTGACGGGATAATGGTCTGAATGGCGCTAACAGGTGAGTTAATACACAACGTCCACAGTATTAAAATTCCAGTAATAATTACATAAGAATGCAAAATAAGTTATGACAACTTGATGATTTGATTTCCAACTCACCTCAACAATTAAGAATGTGCCTGAAATGAGACAATTTGCTCACTCTGTCTAAAACCTTTTGGTAGATTAAACTCACAGCTTTCTTCATAACTGCAGTATTTTCATCATCTTTGCTGTAGGAAGGAGTTTTCCTGGTCTTGGAGAAGTCAAACACACGCCTCTTTGAAGAGCTCTCTTTTGGAGTCTCTGAACATCTCCCTTGTTTAATGGTTGAGGCAGGTGACTAGAATTATAAAGATGAGTTCTTGGTTAAGTACAAGTGATGATAAACCACGCTGTCAGTGGTAGTATATTTGCTGATGTACAGATTTTGTACCTGCTTGTTCATTGCTTCTGACAGCTGAGTGATTTTCATTGATGCCATTTCTTTCTTCAAATCAGTTAGCTCCTTCTGCAGGTTTTCCTAATAGCAATGAAAAGTGTTTCTCAAAGAATGAACTGTCTCTCAAAAGGTAAGGTACAACCGgtttcagtaaaaaaacaaaataaactgattCAAACTAGGATATACCTTCTCTGTCACTTCTGTCTTCAGCTGTTGCTTCAGCTGATCATTATCTGTCTTATGCTTCAAAAGATCCAACTCCTGATTTTAAGAATTTAGTTTTGGCAATGTTAGgatataatttattaattatctaattaaatgttaataaacattAATTTGTGATTTCATACCAGTGATTTTCTATGGGAAACagcctccatctctctcttcttgttctcatgAAGCTCTGCATCCTTTTCTTCAACCATCCGGTCATACTGGCtctagtaataataaataagtcaagTTCCTTCCAATGCAACACGTGTTTGGACTGACAGTCGTTTTTACAAGACCAGTTTCAGACAGCAAAACGCATACTTCATAATGATCTTACCTTATGTTTTTCCATCAGTGCAACCATATCTGCTATCTTGTGTTGACACTTGAGTTCTGTGTCTTCCTTGTTCTTGatggcctctgctgctgttaatCTGAATTTCTGTACCTGtaagacaatttttttttattctgctgaGTTAAATATGTGGTAAATAACATAACGTTATATAAGTAACCTCATTTTCAAGCTCTGCTGCAAAGGTTGATTTGGACTCAAGATCCTTAAGCAATTTCTGATGGTCTTCCTCGTTTAGTCTTTTAAGGCTCTGGGACTCCTCATGAAGACTGTTaatctaaacacaaaaacaaccatTTACATTAAACAGGGTTATactgtttaaatgtattatatcaATATTAAGAACtagaagatttaaaaaaacatcaccaTACCACAGTTTCAAGTTGACTGGATTTCACAATCTCCTTTGctatttgttttttaagcattttattctgaaaatataCAAGTGAAATGTTAGCTGAATAAATAACAAAGCCATTGCAAGTATTGTTTATCTACAGTTTCAGAGTCATCACAAACCTCTTTCTGGTAGTCCTCCTGGGCTTTAAGTTTAATTTCAAATTTTCTCCTGAGATTGCACAGctacaaaccaaacaatttcATGTTATTTCCATAAAACGATCAACAAtaacatcattttaatttttccccCAAGAAGTTTTTCAATCACCTTTGTTTCCACAGctttaatctgtttttctttctctgtaatTTCCTCCTGCAGATGTTCACACTATacaggaaaagcaaaaaaaaaaaaaaaaaaaaaaaaaaagatcatcaTCATTTACTGTAACTTTCAGAACAACAaacatcttgtgtttttattgataaTTGGTTTAGTTGGTATACTTACATTTTCTTCAATTTTCTTCTGCAGAGTCTCAGTTTCCTGATATTTGCcttggatttttgttttaatggagTTTACTTCCTCTCTATTtagtgaaaatatgaaaatataaatctcGAAAACTGCACAATGTCAAACCTCTTTAGGTCTCTAAAGTGCAAACTCACTGTAAACACTGGTTTTCTTCTTTCAGTCTTTGAATTTCTCTTGTGAGCTTCACAGCCTTCTCCTCACTCACCTGAACAGTCAAATGTCATTCATATGATACAGTAAGTAATACAAACCTAATGCAAACAGCAACTGTATACATGAAAATGATctatcacatttgattggataatTCAGACCTTCATGTTTGCCTCAATAGTTTTCACATTAGAAGATCCACTCTCAAACTGCTGTTGAATGACTGCCTTCTCAGACTGGAGCTCATTAAAGTTGGATAATAGCTCTTTGTACTTGACtcttaaaaatgacataaatcAAACATTAGATAGTAAAGATTACAAcagtttaatataatattttatatgctAATATTATGGAATGGCTGGCTATTAAGAACTCACTCATGCTGAGTGATGTCTTTCCTTAGTTGCTCCATCTGAAAggtatgttctttatttttttttatttcagtaaataATTGTCCTTCCAGCTCCTGCACTTTGATCtgagggtaaaaaaaacaaaaacataatgcgGTGAAACTGTCTTGTATATAATACATCATATTACTGAATGTTTCTTCATTATAAAAACAATTTCCCAAAAAAGTTCTCCATAATGGGTATTGAGTAAAAACCTCTGTCACTGTGGACTTCTCCTTTAAATCTTCTTGTGCCTTTTCAGCAGCTTCACAAGAATTCTTCAGTAGCTCATTTTCAGCAAAGGCAATCTCAGCTTCAttctgtatataaaaaaaagttgtctGGGGTATACATTTTTAGTAGGGCTGCACGATACGACAtggtaaaataaatcatattgcaattattttgacgGATATaacgattgcgatatgattcagattagtgggaatgatcatttttgcattacAATttcctttttcactgaaaaaactattaatatcatgagatgatgtgacatttgttggggtctgtaccaaacaaaaatatcttcttacatctggagaatgAGATTTGTAAGCCATGGCATCTCTACAGcatttcattataatgctgttttgtcacacatattgcatttatcaaaaaattgtAGCTTCTGTGATTttgatattgcacttggccatattgcaatttcaataatatttcgattaattgtgcagccctaactTTTTAGGTATCTGTGTtagccaataaaataaacataaacctTTTTCCTCCTGACATGAAGAGTCTATTTGTATCACCTTAAATAGCTGGGCTTCTTCGGTTTTCCTTGAAAGCTCAGCTGTGAGTTCCTCCACTCTGACTTCTGTGACGTCGATCTTACCTTTCATGGAATCAATGGATTTTGATTGTTTATCCTAAGAACAACAGCATATTGTGAGTGTCTTCAAGTCATCTTCTGGAGTGTTTGAACTACAATGAATGGTTGAGAAACAATAGAATACACTCTTATAGAAAATCTAAATACACCTTACCAGTTCATCTTCAAGGATTTTGATCTGCCTATCTTTCTTTGCACTCTGCTCCACGGTCTCTTCtgttgaataaaacattttctttcagcttgACAgagcattaaaaaaatctacataTTTCACTCAGTGAGGCTTACCTAAAAGTGTATTTCTCCTTTCAAGTTCCTTGTTGTTTGCTATGAGTTTATCCTCAAGTTCCTTGGCCCTTGAAAATGAGTCATAACAGGAACATAACTGCATGAGGAAAACTTGCATTTGATCAGGAAAATTCTATGAATTTTCAGGAGTTAATTATACCTCTGTATCTCTAAGGCTAGTGAATTTTGTAGCTCCTGAAGGGTTTTCTGAATCTGCTCCAGTTTCTCTGCTTGTTGATTTTTAACTCTGCTGAGTTCCTGCAAGTTTAAGTCTTTGCTTTGAATCATCTCTGTATATTCTTCTTTACTTTGTTCCAGCATTGCAGCAATAGCTTCACAATTTTtctgaaggaaagaaaacattttaatcaaagcagacagaacaaaacagagccCAGTTTCACTGAAAATGACAAGAATCTCAACACACTCACCTCAGATTCTTTACAGCACTGCTCTgcagtgtgcagtttttgaagAAGGGATTCCTGTTCAGTTTTTGAACTTTTTAGAAGCTCATACTGTTCATCTGTAAAGTTagtaaatatttaatgaatatTATCTTTGGTATCCTTCTCTAGTTTTCCTTCAAATTACAAAGTGTACTATTgcatcagagaaaaaaataacaaattgcaaaaatattttagaaTTTTATAGGAAGGTCTACTTTTTCCACTTTTAGTGTCATTTTCATAAGTTCAgttatttaattgtttgttgATGTCATAGTCAAGgctgctgtaaaataaaagataaaacctAGAGAATCGAGTCATGGGCTCACACTGTTAACTTCATTAAATCATATTGCTTACCAAATGAAAATTCATTGTAACTAGATCATTTTTCAATTAAACCTACTTGGTCATTGAACATCTGCATTGGGaatgttaaacaaaacattgttgataaaaaaaaaaaatttaatgttGATTAACAAAGCATTTTACAATTGTTTGGTAAACCAAACAAtgttaacaaaacaaagttaaaactttttttgcaaaagtttgaatctaaaaatatacaGCTCTGAGCACCTTATTTAATCATGATCTTACTTGTAGCTTCTTGAAGCTGTTTGCAGTACTTCTGGGTTTCATGGAAGTCAAGCAGGATTTTCTGTAGTTCATTTTCcttatctttgagttttgtctgaAGAACTGCAACCTGTAAATGCAGTGTCAATCTTTAAGCAGTTTGTTTCTAAACTTGTGGTTACATTCAGATCCCAAATAAAGTGATCTGAAGAGAGTGTTATTTTACTaacctctttttctttcaggtTATATTCTTGATGATAGTTCTCTTTTAGATCTTCAAATTGCAGCAAGTCCTCTTTGACTGGAAAAAGATAAAATGGTTAATTTTCTTGCTAGTGGACCTGTTATCTTACTTATTAATCTATCAATAATTCATCCCATGTCATTTAAGATAGACCTTTATCCTTCATGTTATTTCTGACTGATTAAAATGTCTGAAGATTTGGGGTTACTCTAGTGAAAAGCCTAATAGtcatacacaaaaaaacaacctttctGCAGCTCTTGTCGATCAGCTTCTGCTCGAATACGAAGGCTTTCAAATGCTGCAATCAGTTtctacaggaaaaaaaatcacttttaaacTGACCATCAAACATTATGTCCTACTGTTTTACTAACTCCTGTCCAACAAATTATTACTaataaaaaatacttcattatGATATAGATTTAGAAGTGTTTTACCTGAACACTCTCACTATTTTCCATAAAGAGGTGAtgtgtttcttctctttcagaTTCAACTACAAAATGTAAAGattgtttataaaatatgcagCATCGTGTCATTATTTTCTACACCTTAATAATATGACTggttaaaacaatttaaagcaCTTTTTACTTACATAAATGCATTTTCTCAGCTGACCGCTGGAAAGTATCTTTGAGTATATTACACAAGTTCCTGGTTCCGTTGtttctgtatttaatatttgtaatttgatataagcaaaacattttatatagacaaaacttttatatttaaaaatctgattgTCATGTTATCTGGCTTTTACAGAGCACGTCTAGTGTGTCTCAGagaatttttcaaacaaaacccATACTTGTTCCTTAAATCCTCATTTTCACAGATCTGTTCCTCCAGCTTTATGCTGAGACTTTCATTTCCAAACTGTaaagacagaacacacacaatAGATATCAAATGGTTTTAGAGCAAAAAAAAGAATACTATATATGTggttacagagagagagagagagagagacagataaagaaaaCTAGTCACTGAGACACACACCTGCAGTTCTTGAATGGCTTTGCGCTGAGTTTCaattgttcttttgttttcttggaGTCTCCTTTCCTTTTGCACAGTGTCAGTCTCAACTTTGACCTTCCAACACTTAACTTTCTCAACTTCATCAAACAGTTTGGAATAAAGCTGTCCAGGATTGCAATTATTCTGGGGAATATTCACAATGATGATGGTAAATAAACTGACATACTTTAGAATAAACACGTTGCAGAGGCCAAGTCTGTCCTATTCATGCTTCACGTTTTTGTACAATGAAAATATTACCTCGTCTTTTTCCATTGGTGGCACGACTTTCATCTTGGGAAAGTCTTTAGAGGAGAGataataattcatttattataAGGTTTATGGCAACTTTTTGTGCTGAAATTATGTAGCCAGTGTTGTTTAATAGAAAATACCTTGTCTGGTTGGTTTAGTTGGTGCAACCACGCTTGTATTGGGGAAAGGCATGCTCTGCTCTTTGtcaaaatatttactgtaaccCTAGGGGAAAACAGCAAGTATGCATGTTCATCATTTGTATTAATGATTACTGCCTCTTAGAATACAGCTGCCTCCATTCATTAATGCTTTTAGCTTACAACAAGGAAAACAATGCCCACAAGTGTGCATACTGTGTGTTTAAGACTTTCATTGCTGGTAAAAAGTTGGCTAATTATTGTGCTGTAGGGCGGTGTCAGTGCTGAGCTAGCATTAAAGTGTTTCCCTTTACTCTATTCAACAATATTTAACGTTACTGTTGGTCAACTATTGGCTAACTTTAACTCACCTGCTGCAATGTATTCATGAAATCACCACAGTTCTCAACTATTTCCTGAGGTCGAACAGCAGACACCTGTCCGTTATTCACCCTGGGAGGTACCAACAGTTTGAAGTTAAAACTCCGGTCCCTCTCCATCCTGAAATGGCCACACAGAATACAGATTCTAATATTTAACGTAAAATACAGTTTACTCAGCATTAGCTTAACTGTTGGTGGCACAATTAGACTTTATCAAGAGGAAGATATTTTTTAGGAATAAAGTATGAGAGATAATGTCAGGCAACTTCcacattatttcatttcacCCAATGACCTGAAATTACCTTAGCCGTTGGCTAGGTTAACTAATTAGCTTGCTAATAACAATTCAGTTTTGCTATCAAGTTAACCGGTGTCACTTGACGTTAGCTTACTTAGCTAGCTAACCTACCTTCACTAATTCCTacgaaacaataaaaaatagcTACCAGGCAAAAGACATTTAGCTTAACATTGTCGCGACATTACGTTGGCAAACAACTGCTGGGTAGTTTCATACCTATTGTAACGTTAAGTATCAAGCATTTACTATAACCTGGTCAAAATGTTAACTGTTAACGGTTTTAATCTGACGACACTGTGCGGGCGCGAGCAAGAATTCTTCTCCTGTTCTACGTAACGGGACGTTAACGGTTAATTTCAAACTTTGTGTAACGGCCACATGGAAGATTACATCCATTATCCGACAACAGAAAGTATAATTCctgtatatgcagtatatatatatcctgACACTCTCAAGGGATGATTATTCCTACGTTTCCTATAATTAACAATATGTCATCCATATTAACGTTATATGTCCGCTGTTTTTAAATCGATATGTACATTGTTTGTCTTAGTAACAAAACATAACTGAAGATATCGATGAACTACTTACATAGGCCTAACTATTTGTTTAATGTCATTAAAGTAGGGTGGCATATAAATATCGTTTCTGTTTATCTGACATGTATTTGTTAAGTAGATGATAATTTCTGAAGCCCACAGGTGGTTGTAGGACAAAAGGCATGGATGCCGCTGCTGCATAGTCTTGTTTGTCTGATAACGGACCTGTGGGCCGCCTAATAAATAACTGTCCATCAAAGGATCATGGATCGTTGAGAGCTGATAAGCTGGTCACTCTGATAATATGTGTGGGGTTATTACTACCCCCAAATACGTTATTAAGACATGTAAGATtaagaaaagtaaaagataCTACCTCTGGAGCCCAAGTCTGTCAGCCAAAGATTTAATCTGTGAGGCTTTCAGGTTCTTAAACAGATTCAGAAAAGACTAAGAGTCAGTCCATGCAActggaaattaattaataaagccTTAAGCAGtgttggaaagtaactaaatgtacatttactcaagtgctgttcttaagtacaattttgaggtacttcatACTTCTTCTCTATTACATTTTTaggggaaatattgtacttttttttttaacttaatttatttgacagttcaGTTATTTGTAGTTCCTTCTTACTTTGCTGATTcagat
It contains:
- the sycp1 gene encoding synaptonemal complex protein 1 isoform X2, producing the protein MERDRSFNFKLLVPPRVNNGQVSAVRPQEIVENCGDFMNTLQQGYSKYFDKEQSMPFPNTSVVAPTKPTRQDFPKMKVVPPMEKDENNCNPGQLYSKLFDEVEKVKCWKVKVETDTVQKERRLQENKRTIETQRKAIQELQFGNESLSIKLEEQICENEDLRNKNNGTRNLCNILKDTFQRSAEKMHLFESEREETHHLFMENSESVQKLIAAFESLRIRAEADRQELQKVKEDLLQFEDLKENYHQEYNLKEKEVAVLQTKLKDKENELQKILLDFHETQKYCKQLQEATNEQYELLKSSKTEQESLLQKLHTAEQCCKESEKNCEAIAAMLEQSKEEYTEMIQSKDLNLQELSRVKNQQAEKLEQIQKTLQELQNSLALEIQRAKELEDKLIANNKELERRNTLLEETVEQSAKKDRQIKILEDELDKQSKSIDSMKGKIDVTEVRVEELTAELSRKTEEAQLFKNEAEIAFAENELLKNSCEAAEKAQEDLKEKSTVTEIKVQELEGQLFTEIKKNKEHTFQMEQLRKDITQHEVKYKELLSNFNELQSEKAVIQQQFESGSSNVKTIEANMKVSEEKAVKLTREIQRLKEENQCLQEEVNSIKTKIQGKYQETETLQKKIEENCEHLQEEITEKEKQIKAVETKLCNLRRKFEIKLKAQEDYQKENKMLKKQIAKEIVKSSQLETVINSLHEESQSLKRLNEEDHQKLLKDLESKSTFAAELENEVQKFRLTAAEAIKNKEDTELKCQHKIADMVALMEKHKSQYDRMVEEKDAELHENKKREMEAVSHRKSLENLQKELTDLKKEMASMKITQLSEAMNKQSPASTIKQGRCSETPKESSSKRRVFDFSKTRKTPSYSKDDENTAVMKKAESDSESIRTTCGTTPKTKEIHNEDLKTPRSITNRVGETSKIKSYRIRTPPSAEKAARWGKNTIELDPKSDSSDQNDLLSFASAPTPNFSAPPCKFNIFKKIQSPVTHKSPGNSLKLAAMKRMRDAGWTAVTGCDKKKKKTNEKIFG
- the sycp1 gene encoding synaptonemal complex protein 1 isoform X3, giving the protein MERDRSFNFKLLVPPRVNNGQVSAVRPQEIVENCGDFMNTLQQGYSKYFDKEQSMPFPNTSVVAPTKPTRQDFPKMKVVPPMEKDENNCNPGQLYSKLFDEVEKVKCWKVKVETDTVQKERRLQENKRTIETQRKAIQELQFGNESLSIKLEEQICENEDLRNKNNGTRNLCNILKDTFQRSAEKMHLFESEREETHHLFMENSESVQKLIAAFESLRIRAEADRQELQKVKEDLLQFEDLKENYHQEYNLKEKEVAVLQTKLKDKENELQKILLDFHETQKYCKQLQEATNEQYELLKSSKTEQESLLQKLHTAEQCCKESEELSRVKNQQAEKLEQIQKTLQELQNSLALEIQRAKELEDKLIANNKELERRNTLLEETVEQSAKKDRQIKILEDELDKQSKSIDSMKGKIDVTEVRVEELTAELSRKTEEAQLFKNEAEIAFAENELLKNSCEAAEKAQEDLKEKSTVTEIKVQELEGQLFTEIKKNKEHTFQMEQLRKDITQHEVKYKELLSNFNELQSEKAVIQQQFESGSSNVKTIEANMKVSEEKAVKLTREIQRLKEENQCLQEEVNSIKTKIQGKYQETETLQKKIEENCEHLQEEITEKEKQIKAVETKLCNLRRKFEIKLKAQEDYQKENKMLKKQIAKEIVKSSQLETVINSLHEESQSLKRLNEEDHQKLLKDLESKSTFAAELENEVQKFRLTAAEAIKNKEDTELKCQHKIADMVALMEKHKSQYDRMVEEKDAELHENKKREMEAVSHRKSLELDLLKHKTDNDQLKQQLKTEVTEKENLQKELTDLKKEMASMKITQLSEAMNKQSPASTIKQGRCSETPKESSSKRRVFDFSKTRKTPSYSKDDENTAVMKKAESDSESIRTTCGTTPKTKEIHNEDLKTPRSITNRVGETSKIKSYRIRTPPSAEKAARWGKNTIELDPKSDSSDQNDLLSFASAPTPNFSAPPCKFNIFKKIQSPVTHKSPGNSLKLAAMKRMRDAGWTAVTGCDKKKKKTNEKIFG
- the sycp1 gene encoding synaptonemal complex protein 1 isoform X4 produces the protein MERDRSFNFKLLVPPRVNNGQVSAVRPQEIVENCGDFMNTLQQGYSKYFDKEQSMPFPNTSVVAPTKPTRQDFPKMKVVPPMEKDENNCNPGQLYSKLFDEVEKVKCWKVKVETDTVQKERRLQENKRTIETQRKAIQELQFGNESLSIKLEEQICENEDLRNKNNGTRNLCNILKDTFQRSAEKMHLFESEREETHHLFMENSESVQKLIAAFESLRIRAEADRQELQKVKEDLLQFEDLKENYHQEYNLKEKEVAVLQTKLKDKENELQKILLDFHETQKYCKQLQEATNEQYELLKSSKTEQESLLQKLHTAEQCCKESEKNCEAIAAMLEQSKEEYTEMIQSKDLNLQELSRVKNQQAEKLEQIQKTLQELQNSLALEIQRAKELEDKLIANNKELERRNTLLEETVEQSAKKDRQIKILEDELDKQSKSIDSMKGKIDVTEVRVEELTAELSRKTEEAQLFKIKVQELEGQLFTEIKKNKEHTFQMEQLRKDITQHEVKYKELLSNFNELQSEKAVIQQQFESGSSNVKTIEANMKVSEEKAVKLTREIQRLKEENQCLQEEVNSIKTKIQGKYQETETLQKKIEENCEHLQEEITEKEKQIKAVETKLCNLRRKFEIKLKAQEDYQKENKMLKKQIAKEIVKSSQLETVINSLHEESQSLKRLNEEDHQKLLKDLESKSTFAAELENEVQKFRLTAAEAIKNKEDTELKCQHKIADMVALMEKHKSQYDRMVEEKDAELHENKKREMEAVSHRKSLELDLLKHKTDNDQLKQQLKTEVTEKENLQKELTDLKKEMASMKITQLSEAMNKQSPASTIKQGRCSETPKESSSKRRVFDFSKTRKTPSYSKDDENTAVMKKAESDSESIRTTCGTTPKTKEIHNEDLKTPRSITNRVGETSKIKSYRIRTPPSAEKAARWGKNTIELDPKSDSSDQNDLLSFASAPTPNFSAPPCKFNIFKKIQSPVTHKSPGNSLKLAAMKRMRDAGWTAVTGCDKKKKKTNEKIFG
- the sycp1 gene encoding synaptonemal complex protein 1 isoform X1 — its product is MERDRSFNFKLLVPPRVNNGQVSAVRPQEIVENCGDFMNTLQQGYSKYFDKEQSMPFPNTSVVAPTKPTRQDFPKMKVVPPMEKDENNCNPGQLYSKLFDEVEKVKCWKVKVETDTVQKERRLQENKRTIETQRKAIQELQFGNESLSIKLEEQICENEDLRNKNNGTRNLCNILKDTFQRSAEKMHLFESEREETHHLFMENSESVQKLIAAFESLRIRAEADRQELQKVKEDLLQFEDLKENYHQEYNLKEKEVAVLQTKLKDKENELQKILLDFHETQKYCKQLQEATNEQYELLKSSKTEQESLLQKLHTAEQCCKESEKNCEAIAAMLEQSKEEYTEMIQSKDLNLQELSRVKNQQAEKLEQIQKTLQELQNSLALEIQRAKELEDKLIANNKELERRNTLLEETVEQSAKKDRQIKILEDELDKQSKSIDSMKGKIDVTEVRVEELTAELSRKTEEAQLFKNEAEIAFAENELLKNSCEAAEKAQEDLKEKSTVTEIKVQELEGQLFTEIKKNKEHTFQMEQLRKDITQHEVKYKELLSNFNELQSEKAVIQQQFESGSSNVKTIEANMKVSEEKAVKLTREIQRLKEENQCLQEEVNSIKTKIQGKYQETETLQKKIEENCEHLQEEITEKEKQIKAVETKLCNLRRKFEIKLKAQEDYQKENKMLKKQIAKEIVKSSQLETVINSLHEESQSLKRLNEEDHQKLLKDLESKSTFAAELENEVQKFRLTAAEAIKNKEDTELKCQHKIADMVALMEKHKSQYDRMVEEKDAELHENKKREMEAVSHRKSLELDLLKHKTDNDQLKQQLKTEVTEKENLQKELTDLKKEMASMKITQLSEAMNKQSPASTIKQGRCSETPKESSSKRRVFDFSKTRKTPSYSKDDENTAVMKKAESDSESIRTTCGTTPKTKEIHNEDLKTPRSITNRVGETSKIKSYRIRTPPSAEKAARWGKNTIELDPKSDSSDQNDLLSFASAPTPNFSAPPCKFNIFKKIQSPVTHKSPGNSLKLAAMKRMRDAGWTAVTGCDKKKKKTNEKIFG